The following coding sequences are from one Salvia hispanica cultivar TCC Black 2014 chromosome 3, UniMelb_Shisp_WGS_1.0, whole genome shotgun sequence window:
- the LOC125216374 gene encoding probable ribose-5-phosphate isomerase 1, whose translation MAIAQRIARAAVEQPKLVAPQAVALTQDDLKKIAAYKAVEHVKSGMVVGLGTGSTAKHAVDRIAQLLRQGKLKNIVGVPTSTQTHEQAVSLGIPLSDLGSHPVVDLAIDGADEVDPSLNLVKGRGGSLLREKMVESVAKKFIVIVDESKLVKHIGGSRLAMPVEVVQFCWSHSLKRLESLFAHTGCVAQLRKAAAEGGGKKPYVTDNNNYIIDLYFEKEIGDLNRASDAVLRLPGIVDHGMFIGLATSVIIAGVDGVTIKTKKGNEIERDYFCYSDLRKGL comes from the coding sequence ATGGCCATTGCTCAACGGATCGCCCGCGCCGCGGTGGAGCAGCCGAAGCTAGTCGCGCCCCAGGCCGTCGCCCTCACGCAGGACGATTTGAAGAAGATCGCCGCTTACAAGGCCGTGGAGCACGTGAAATCCGGCATGGTGGTGGGGCTCGGCACCGGCTCCACGGCCAAGCACGCCGTCGACCGAATCGCGCAGCTCCTCCGCCAGGGGAAGCTGAAGAACATCGTCGGCGTGCCGACGTCGACGCAGACGCACGAGCAGGCGGTCTCGCTCGGGATCCCGCTCTCGGATCTCGGCTCCCACCCCGTCGTCGATTTGGCGATCGACGGCGCGGATGAGGTCGATCCGTCGCTCAATTTGGTGAAGGGGCGCGGAGGGAGCCTgttgagagaaaaaatggtgGAATCGGTCGCGAAGAAATTCATCGTGATTGTTGACGAATCGAAATTGGTGAAACACATCGGCGGAAGCAGGCTCGCAATGCCGGTTGAGGTCGTGCAATTTTGCTGGAGCCATTCGCTGAAGCGGCTGGAATCGCTATTCGCGCACACCGGCTGTGTCGCGCAGCTGCggaaggcggcggcggagggcgGCGGGAAAAAGCCCTATGTGACTGACAACAACAATTACATCATCGATTTGTATTTCGAGAAGGAAATTGGGGATTTGAATAGGGCGAGCGATGCGGTGTTGAGGCTTCCTGGAATCGTCGATCACGGGATGTTTATCGGATTAGCAACGTCTGTGATTATCGCCGGAGTCGACGGCGTCACGATCAAGACGAAGAAAGGGAATGAGATTGAGCGGGATTACTTCTGCTACAGTGATTTGAGGAAAGGGTTATAA
- the LOC125210070 gene encoding MDIS1-interacting receptor like kinase 2-like, which yields MVFVCVFLFTIFLGLFLLREKAVVAATPELGHGNIFKIWNFDGNMAYQDIIEATLDFDFRYCIGTGAYGSVYRAVLPTRKVVAVKKLHGFEGVNPSFDSSFRNEAEVLSQIRHRHIVKLFGFCLHQRSMFLIYDYMERGSLFSVLKYDDEAVELNWKKRVNVVKGIASALSYMHHDCSPPILHRDVSSSNILLDSEFEGCLSDFGTARLLDPDSSNQTLLVGTRGYIAPELAFTMVVTEKCDVYSFGVLALEVMFGDHPGDFVSSMTTIKRSTQFAQNMMVQQLLDKRLPSPDEDVRLSREVVGVVKTALKCISCDPKLRPYMKEVSQELAKHPPRLTMPFRSVSVLHLMHSD from the exons ATGGTATTTGTCTGTGTGTTTCTGTTTACAATTTTCTTGGGACTCTTTTTGTTGAGAGAAAAGGCAGTAGTTGCAGCCACACCTGAATTAGGACATGGAAACATATTCAAGATATGGAATTTCGATGGCAACATGGCATATCAAGACATCATCGAAGCAACACTAGACTTTGACTTCAGATACTGCATTGGAACTGGTGCTTACGGAAGCGTCTATAGAGCAGTATTGCCCACTAGAAAAGTTGTTGCAGTTAAAAAGCTTCACGGATTTGAAGGAGTTAATCCTTCTTTTGACTCCTCCTTTAGGAATGAAGCCGAGGTTCTCTCACAGATTCGCCATCGCCATATTGTCAagctttttggtttttgtctGCACCAACGGAGCATGTTTCTCATCTACGACTACATGGAAAGAGGAAGCCTCTTTAGCGTGTTGAAGTATGATGATGAAGCCGTGGAGCTGAACTGGAAGAAGAGGGTAAATGTGGTGAAGGGCATTGCCAGTGCCCTATCTTACATGCATCACGATTGCAGCCCTCCTATTCTACACAGAGACGTATCGAGCAGCAACATACTCTTGGATTCAGAGTTTGAAGGCTGTTTATCTGATTTTGGGACAGCTAGATTGTTGGATCCAGATTCTTCCAATCAGACTCTACTTGTGGGAACTCGGGGCTACATTGCACCAG AGTTGGCCTTCACAATGGTTGTTACAGAAAAATGTGATGTGTACAGCTTTGGAGTTTTGGCATTGGAAGTCATGTTCGGAGATCATCCGGGGGATTTCGTTTCCTCCATGACGACGATTAAAAGATCCACACAGTTTGCTCAAAACATGATGGTGCAACAACTCTTGGACAAGAGGCTACCATCTCCGGACGAAGATGTAAGATTGTCGAGGGAAGTGGTTGGAGTGGTGAAAACAGCATTGAAATGCATCAGTTGTGATCCAAAGCTGCGGCCGTATATGAAGGAGGTGTCTCAGGAACTCGCTAAGCACCCACCACGGTTGACAATGCCATTCCGCTCCGTATCAGTGCTACATCTCATGCATTCAGATTGA
- the LOC125216936 gene encoding uncharacterized protein LOC125216936, producing MSSTSFLQTFDPFSKARSSSRSIKRPRGLMVRVMRREARGRGRRVDEDMIVLRKRIHEMKMNEEDCELPREWMEWERRVYVSYDAIVCDAVGRLQAWLMDTRPGVALGVLVLLALSVPTSTAVVMYNLVAVLSGIRLG from the coding sequence ATGTCCTCCACTTCATTCCTCCAAACTTTCGATCCATTCTCCAAGGCTAGATCGAGCTCGAGATCGATTAAAAGACCTAGGGGGCTAATGGTCCGTGTAATGAGGAGGGAAGCCCGGGGCCGCGGGAGACGGGTGGACGAGGACATGATCGTGTTGCGAAAGAGGATCCACGAGATGAAGATGAACGAGGAGGATTGCGAGCTGCCGAGGGAATGGATGGAGTGGGAGAGGCGGGTGTACGTGAGCTATGATGCAATCGTCTGCGACGCGGTGGGCCGGCTGCAGGCTTGGTTGATGGACACGAGGCCCGGTGTTGCGCTTGGGGTGCTTGTACTTCTCGCTTTGAGTGTGCCAACTTCCACGGCTGTGGTGATGTACAATTTGGTGGCTGTTTTGTCTGGGATTCGTTTGGGTTAA